One window of Aliarcobacter lanthieri genomic DNA carries:
- a CDS encoding TonB-dependent receptor domain-containing protein — MDTWTQELKLSSKNQDIKWVTGLYFDKEERDQGPYGEDRFYNLNDGTGTYVPGIYHSNSDSLTNSKTYAIFGQTMIPLGESFELTLGGRYQKIKKDISADVRQTFTNTLHYQLPNFNYSNEKTWNSFLPKAALSYKINDNLTTYASISKLYARWI, encoded by the coding sequence ATAGATACTTGGACTCAAGAGTTAAAGCTTTCAAGTAAAAATCAAGATATAAAATGGGTAACTGGATTATATTTTGATAAAGAAGAAAGAGACCAAGGTCCTTATGGTGAAGATAGATTTTATAATTTAAATGATGGAACAGGAACTTATGTACCAGGAATATATCACTCTAATAGCGATTCCCTTACAAATAGTAAAACTTATGCTATCTTTGGACAAACAATGATTCCTTTAGGAGAAAGTTTTGAATTAACTTTAGGTGGAAGATATCAAAAAATAAAAAAAGATATAAGTGCAGATGTAAGACAAACTTTTACAAATACATTACATTATCAATTACCTAATTTTAATTATAGCAATGAAAAAACTTGGAATAGTTTTTTACCAAAAGCTGCACTTTCATATAAAATCAATGACAATCTTACAACTTATGCTTCAATATCAAAATTATATGCCAGGTGGATTTAA
- a CDS encoding hemerythrin family protein, translating to MLLNKDNLPLVDMDFMNETHFEDVDLLNELFAKIEEFENDSSDKNFEILKLKYKEWVNHTVNHFATEEEEMQKKGFFAYPFHKGEHDNNLAEIRAIWDSFEHSKNIEELKNYIEFDVINWLINHIQSMDTVTARFFKTGMSPCAMM from the coding sequence ATGTTATTAAATAAAGATAATTTACCATTAGTTGATATGGATTTTATGAATGAAACACATTTTGAAGATGTAGATTTGTTGAATGAGCTTTTTGCAAAGATTGAAGAATTTGAAAATGATTCTTCAGATAAAAACTTTGAGATATTAAAATTAAAATATAAAGAGTGGGTAAATCATACTGTTAATCACTTTGCAACTGAAGAAGAAGAGATGCAGAAAAAAGGTTTTTTTGCATATCCTTTTCATAAAGGTGAACATGATAATAACTTAGCTGAAATAAGAGCCATTTGGGATAGTTTTGAGCATAGTAAAAATATAGAAGAATTAAAAAACTATATAGAATTTGATGTTATAAATTGGTTGATAAATCATATTCAGTCTATGGATACTGTAACAGCGAGATTTTTCAAAACTGGTATGAGTCCTTGTGCTATGATGTAA
- a CDS encoding TonB-dependent receptor domain-containing protein: MTILQLMLQYQNYMPGGFNFFPSSTSDADNTFEAQKSINYEIGAKYIGDNFAINTAIFRMDIKDIHIYKIDPITNNYATDNAKKAHSQGIEIDGTYFLTDNWSVSGAVGLVQAKYDDYDGGVRKYDGEKVENTPNYTASLGISYLADSGLYGRVDLSARGTTYYYDAVKHEMLKDDGGIISNAKIGYKLKDWDIYSYITNITDEGYVAGFNEPRRFGIGAIYKF; encoded by the coding sequence ATGACAATCTTACAACTTATGCTTCAATATCAAAATTATATGCCAGGTGGATTTAACTTTTTCCCAAGTTCTACATCAGATGCTGATAATACTTTTGAAGCACAAAAATCAATAAATTATGAAATTGGAGCAAAATATATAGGAGATAATTTTGCAATTAATACTGCAATATTTAGAATGGATATAAAAGATATTCATATTTATAAAATTGACCCTATTACAAATAATTATGCAACAGATAATGCTAAAAAAGCTCACTCGCAAGGTATAGAAATTGATGGAACTTATTTTTTAACTGATAATTGGAGTGTTTCAGGTGCAGTTGGATTAGTACAAGCAAAATATGATGATTATGATGGTGGAGTTAGAAAATATGATGGAGAAAAGGTAGAAAATACTCCAAACTATACTGCTAGTCTAGGAATATCTTATTTAGCTGATAGTGGACTTTATGGAAGAGTTGATTTAAGTGCAAGAGGAACAACATATTATTATGATGCTGTAAAACATGAAATGCTAAAAGATGATGGTGGAATAATATCTAATGCAAAAATTGGCTATAAATTAAAAGATTGGGATATTTATAGTTATATAACAAATATTACAGATGAAGGTTATGTAGCTGGATTTAATGAACCAAGAAGATTTGGTATTGGTGCAATTTATAAATTTTAA
- a CDS encoding helix-turn-helix transcriptional regulator — protein sequence MEKVLNRFSFENMNEFISSSSSEKNLFSLPNNLGYMFSEKNIISENIYLFKSISKLNKKYSIETNSKFDSLFINVILQGSIKSQNKNSKKIETVRVNSSYIKYVDECNVISTFNENSSKSIEIMIKKDFLEKNFSKLLEIHSKDFASLPSITLKNQTSKNIHLANDLYNSPFEGELQNIYLQSKVLELIYNEFSEMLNKEENEKYKTVKLTQDDIEALHKVQNFILLENDFSDLMTFSRKVALNEFKLKYGFKQLFNTTIGQLILEQKMTYAKYLLETSEFSISEISHFVGYKHQQNFSSAFSQFFGILPRDIMIKRSYYY from the coding sequence ATGGAAAAAGTGCTAAATAGATTTTCATTTGAAAATATGAATGAGTTTATATCTTCTTCATCATCTGAAAAAAACTTATTTTCATTGCCAAATAATTTAGGATATATGTTTTCAGAAAAAAATATTATCTCGGAAAATATCTATCTTTTTAAATCTATTTCTAAATTAAATAAAAAATATTCAATTGAAACCAATTCTAAATTTGATAGTTTATTTATAAATGTAATATTGCAAGGAAGTATAAAATCTCAAAATAAAAATTCAAAAAAGATAGAAACTGTAAGAGTAAATAGTTCTTATATCAAATATGTAGATGAATGTAATGTAATCTCAACTTTCAATGAAAACTCTTCTAAATCAATAGAAATAATGATAAAAAAAGATTTTCTTGAAAAGAACTTCTCTAAACTTCTTGAGATTCACTCAAAAGATTTTGCTTCACTTCCTAGTATAACTTTAAAAAATCAAACTTCAAAAAATATTCATCTTGCAAATGATTTGTATAATTCACCTTTTGAAGGTGAACTTCAAAATATATATTTGCAAAGTAAAGTTTTAGAGCTAATTTACAATGAATTTAGTGAAATGTTAAATAAAGAAGAAAATGAAAAATATAAAACAGTTAAATTAACTCAAGATGATATAGAAGCTCTACATAAGGTGCAAAATTTTATTTTATTAGAAAATGATTTCTCAGATTTGATGACATTTTCAAGAAAAGTGGCTTTAAATGAATTTAAACTGAAATATGGTTTTAAACAATTGTTTAACACTACAATAGGACAACTAATACTAGAACAAAAAATGACTTATGCAAAATATTTATTAGAAACTAGCGAATTTTCTATCTCTGAAATTTCTCATTTTGTTGGATACAAACACCAACAAAACTTTAGTTCTGCTTTTAGCCAATTCTTTGGTATCTTACCAAGAGATATTATGATAAAAAGAAGTTATTACTACTAA
- a CDS encoding copper chaperone PCu(A)C, with product MKKIIFLLSLGTMFISASVIDVKEPYIRATSPNMKNTAAFMTFENKTEKDVSLVKASSNVAKFVELHTHNMKDGVMTMYEVEKIDILAHSNTVLKPSGFHIMFIDLNKSLQEGEKVDLTLEFSNGEKQNIQVEVKNVMNGMKSHHNHH from the coding sequence ATGAAAAAAATTATATTTTTACTTTCTCTTGGGACTATGTTTATAAGTGCTTCAGTTATTGATGTAAAAGAACCTTATATAAGAGCAACTTCACCAAATATGAAAAATACAGCAGCTTTTATGACTTTTGAAAATAAAACAGAAAAAGATGTATCTTTAGTAAAAGCTAGTTCAAATGTTGCCAAATTTGTAGAATTGCATACTCACAATATGAAAGATGGTGTTATGACAATGTATGAAGTTGAAAAAATAGATATTCTTGCACATAGTAATACTGTTTTAAAACCATCAGGTTTTCATATTATGTTTATAGACTTGAATAAATCTTTGCAAGAGGGTGAAAAAGTAGATTTGACTTTGGAATTTTCAAATGGTGAAAAACAAAATATACAAGTTGAAGTTAAAAATGTAATGAATGGTATGAAATCTCATCATAATCATCACTAA
- a CDS encoding methyl-accepting chemotaxis protein, giving the protein MNSVIKKVSFFQTLAVTIILIVAVFAINAIVKNFITLDVKSNFQDRAVDIKATFEVLNDSIKDSALIVSNVFKSNFNNIEIDNSNKIEINGVQTPILKSNGLILNNNNSLIDEFTKTTGAVATVFVKQNDDFYRVATSLQKLDGSRAIGTFLTKDSPAFEKIINKEKYIGIAKLFGKNYMTVYEPIIENKEVIGILFVAYNFDKLYNILESKLERIKFGEHGYLFVIDSKEESLILHPTLKNKKISELDNNTKNVLKNMIKQKQGTEIYNFMQNGVELRKLSAFTTFEDWNMVIVTSASFDELLELNDTLRTYSIFGGILLLIILLGISYLIIKKTVNEPLLAINKDLDEFFAYLNREKEDVNFVNVNTNDEFGRMAKILNQNIEKTRIGIEEDRRLIQETITVLSEFEDGDLCQRVNIEVSNPALVQLKNVLNNMAKNLEENIEDVLVVLEQYTHYNYLKKVPTKDVKEHLLRLATGVNELGESITRMLVRNKTNGLTLEKSSNILLKNVNKLNSSSNLAAASLEETAAAIEEITSTVRNTSENITKMTMLSNNVTKSVQEGEELANQTTRAMEEINAQVLNINEAIGVIDNIAFQTNILSLNAAVEAATAGEAGKGFAVVAQEVRNLAARSAEAAKEIKELVEKATSKANEGKNIATTMIDGYKELNENVHQTMNLIGDIQNSSKEQLLGIEQINDVVNNLDKQTQENANVASQTNDIAKITDEIANLVVKDADSKVFEGKDSVKARDIDL; this is encoded by the coding sequence ATGAATTCTGTAATAAAGAAAGTTTCTTTTTTCCAAACTTTGGCTGTTACTATTATATTAATAGTAGCAGTTTTTGCTATAAATGCAATAGTAAAAAACTTTATAACTTTAGATGTTAAGTCAAACTTTCAAGATAGAGCTGTTGATATAAAAGCTACATTTGAAGTTTTAAATGATTCAATAAAAGATTCAGCACTTATTGTCTCAAATGTATTTAAAAGTAATTTTAATAACATAGAAATTGACAATAGTAACAAAATTGAAATTAATGGTGTTCAAACTCCAATATTAAAATCAAATGGTTTAATTTTAAACAATAATAATAGCTTGATTGATGAGTTTACAAAAACAACTGGAGCTGTTGCAACGGTATTTGTAAAACAAAATGATGATTTTTATAGAGTTGCTACATCTTTACAGAAATTAGATGGTTCACGAGCTATAGGAACTTTTTTAACAAAAGATAGTCCAGCTTTTGAAAAAATCATAAATAAAGAGAAATATATTGGAATAGCAAAATTATTTGGTAAAAACTATATGACTGTTTATGAGCCTATTATTGAAAATAAAGAAGTAATAGGTATCTTATTTGTGGCATATAATTTTGATAAGCTTTATAATATTTTGGAGAGTAAATTAGAAAGAATAAAATTTGGAGAACATGGATATCTCTTTGTAATAGATTCAAAAGAAGAAAGTTTAATTTTACATCCTACATTAAAAAATAAAAAAATCAGTGAATTAGATAATAATACAAAAAATGTTTTAAAAAATATGATTAAACAAAAACAAGGAACAGAAATCTATAACTTTATGCAAAATGGTGTAGAACTTAGAAAATTATCAGCTTTTACAACTTTTGAAGATTGGAATATGGTTATTGTTACAAGTGCAAGTTTTGATGAGTTATTAGAACTAAATGATACATTAAGAACGTACTCTATATTTGGTGGAATTCTTCTTTTAATTATTTTATTAGGGATTAGTTATCTAATTATCAAAAAAACTGTAAATGAACCATTATTAGCTATAAATAAAGATTTAGATGAATTTTTTGCTTATTTAAATAGAGAAAAAGAGGATGTTAACTTTGTAAATGTAAATACAAATGATGAATTTGGAAGAATGGCAAAAATATTAAATCAGAATATTGAAAAAACAAGAATAGGTATTGAGGAAGATAGAAGATTAATACAAGAAACAATAACTGTTTTAAGTGAATTTGAAGATGGAGATTTATGTCAAAGAGTAAATATTGAAGTATCAAATCCAGCATTAGTTCAGTTAAAAAATGTTTTAAATAATATGGCAAAAAATTTGGAAGAGAATATTGAAGATGTTCTTGTGGTATTAGAGCAATATACACACTATAATTACTTGAAAAAAGTTCCTACTAAAGATGTAAAAGAGCATTTATTAAGATTGGCAACTGGTGTAAATGAGTTGGGAGAGTCAATTACTAGAATGTTAGTAAGAAATAAAACAAATGGATTAACTTTAGAAAAAAGCTCAAATATCTTATTGAAAAATGTAAATAAATTAAATAGTTCTTCAAACTTAGCAGCAGCTAGTTTAGAAGAAACAGCAGCTGCAATAGAAGAGATTACATCAACAGTTAGAAATACTTCAGAAAATATTACAAAGATGACGATGTTATCAAATAATGTTACCAAATCTGTACAAGAAGGTGAAGAACTAGCAAATCAGACAACACGTGCTATGGAAGAGATAAATGCTCAGGTATTAAATATTAATGAAGCAATAGGAGTTATAGATAATATAGCATTCCAAACAAATATCCTAAGCTTAAATGCAGCAGTAGAAGCAGCAACAGCAGGAGAAGCAGGAAAAGGATTTGCAGTTGTAGCACAAGAAGTAAGAAATCTAGCAGCAAGAAGTGCAGAAGCAGCAAAAGAGATTAAAGAGTTAGTTGAAAAAGCAACATCAAAAGCCAATGAAGGTAAAAATATAGCTACAACAATGATTGATGGTTATAAAGAATTGAATGAAAATGTACATCAAACTATGAATTTAATTGGAGATATTCAGAATTCTTCAAAAGAGCAACTTTTAGGAATAGAACAGATAAATGATGTTGTAAATAATTTGGATAAACAAACACAAGAGAATGCAAATGTTGCTTCACAAACAAATGATATTGCGAAAATTACTGATGAAATAGCAAACCTTGTAGTAAAAGATGCAGATAGTAAAGTTTTTGAAGGTAAAGATAGCGTAAAGGCTAGAGATATAGATTTATAA
- a CDS encoding SCO family protein encodes MRNIIAIPMVLVISIAIIFFLEPLIDDLKNEKNYSFVLDTADGEITKDDFKGKVIALYFGYTFCPDVCPTSLSSLSQALNSFDNSKIDNFVGIFVSVDPQRDTLLHLKEYAKYFNKNFIGATSTKENLDDIVKRYGSHYEIVNLKNSAMDYSVAHTSYIYIFDQSGKFITKIDHFSNPEKIKDILQTLL; translated from the coding sequence ATGAGAAATATTATTGCTATACCGATGGTTCTTGTAATTTCAATAGCTATCATATTTTTCTTAGAGCCTTTAATAGATGATTTAAAAAATGAAAAAAACTATAGTTTTGTTTTAGATACAGCTGATGGAGAAATAACAAAAGATGATTTTAAAGGTAAAGTTATAGCTTTATATTTTGGATATACTTTTTGTCCTGATGTTTGCCCTACATCTTTAAGTTCTTTATCTCAAGCATTAAATAGTTTTGACAATTCTAAAATAGATAATTTTGTAGGTATATTTGTGAGTGTTGACCCACAAAGAGATACTCTTCTTCACTTAAAAGAATATGCAAAATATTTTAATAAAAATTTTATTGGTGCAACTTCAACAAAAGAAAACCTTGATGATATTGTTAAAAGATATGGTTCACACTATGAAATAGTTAATTTAAAAAATTCTGCTATGGACTATTCTGTTGCTCATACTTCATATATTTATATATTTGATCAAAGTGGTAAATTTATAACAAAAATTGATCATTTTTCAAATCCTGAAAAAATAAAAGATATCTTACAAACATTACTTTAG
- a CDS encoding aminotransferase class V-fold PLP-dependent enzyme, producing the protein MQKDIFRPFLNDNVDKLNFIKYNTIGKNKKEYFDYTASGLAFRQIENRIHDVLETYANTHSKEASNADITTIYYEEARNNLKKHLELNDDFEVLPSGCGSTAAIKHFQELMGLYIPPATKKRYDFSIKGKKKPLVIVGPYEHHSNEVSFREALCKIKRVKLTSDGLVDIKHLKKILEKNKRSEIIASFCIASNVTGIITPFEEISKILRKYNAIICFDAAASSPYMNIPSNLFDVMFLSSHKLLGGPASCGLLVIRKSLIDTSIAPTFSGGGTVLYVNKETQIYQKEIKEREDAGTPPIIQLIRASLSYQLRNEIGFDFIKKQKDELVEYLLSELKTIPNCVIYGNKKVRNIGIISFNIKGTNPYTLCNQISKDGNFQTRAGCSCAGPYGHDLLGLKKVNMSNRPGWLRISIHYSHTKEEIKNLIDSIRNNIDIND; encoded by the coding sequence ATGCAAAAAGATATTTTCAGACCATTTTTAAATGATAATGTTGATAAATTAAATTTTATCAAATACAATACTATAGGAAAAAACAAAAAAGAGTATTTTGACTATACAGCTTCTGGTCTAGCTTTTAGACAAATTGAAAATAGAATTCATGATGTACTAGAAACTTATGCAAATACTCACTCTAAAGAGGCTTCAAATGCAGATATTACAACAATTTATTATGAAGAAGCTAGAAATAATCTAAAAAAACATTTAGAATTAAATGATGATTTTGAGGTTCTTCCTAGTGGTTGTGGTTCAACTGCTGCAATTAAACATTTTCAAGAACTTATGGGGCTTTATATTCCACCTGCAACAAAAAAGAGATATGATTTTTCAATCAAAGGTAAAAAAAAGCCTTTAGTTATTGTTGGTCCATATGAACATCATTCAAATGAAGTATCTTTTAGAGAAGCTTTATGCAAAATAAAAAGAGTAAAACTTACATCTGATGGTTTAGTTGATATAAAACATCTAAAAAAAATATTAGAAAAAAATAAAAGAAGTGAGATTATCGCATCTTTTTGTATTGCTTCAAATGTTACAGGGATAATCACTCCTTTTGAAGAAATCTCTAAAATTTTAAGAAAATACAATGCAATTATTTGCTTTGATGCAGCAGCAAGCAGTCCATATATGAATATCCCATCAAATCTATTTGATGTTATGTTTTTATCTTCTCATAAACTTTTGGGAGGTCCTGCTAGTTGTGGATTATTAGTTATACGAAAATCATTAATTGATACTTCTATTGCACCTACATTTAGCGGTGGAGGAACAGTTTTATATGTAAATAAAGAAACACAAATTTATCAAAAAGAGATAAAAGAAAGAGAAGATGCAGGAACACCTCCTATTATTCAACTCATTCGAGCAAGTTTATCATATCAACTACGAAATGAAATAGGTTTTGATTTTATAAAAAAACAAAAAGATGAACTTGTAGAATATCTTTTAAGTGAATTAAAAACTATCCCAAATTGTGTTATTTATGGCAATAAAAAGGTAAGAAACATAGGTATAATATCTTTTAATATAAAAGGTACAAACCCATATACTCTTTGTAATCAAATATCAAAAGATGGAAATTTCCAAACAAGAGCTGGTTGTTCTTGTGCTGGACCTTATGGACATGACTTACTAGGCTTAAAAAAAGTAAATATGTCAAATCGTCCTGGTTGGCTTAGAATTTCTATACATTATTCACATACAAAAGAAGAGATAAAAAACCTAATTGATAGCATAAGAAATAATATAGATATCAATGATTAA
- a CDS encoding TonB-dependent receptor encodes MERKLILASLFVSSLLYANETTKLDEITVSANKMEENIQDIPQSISVISEEDIEQKGINKIDDIIKEVPNMIVNNLNGDNVNFRGLNSSWFSNNNPVVVYVDGVPYYDRFDFNPSLADVEQVEVLRGPQGTLYGKDAIGAVINIVTKAPKNEWSGTLGAEYGNDNTFNTKLNTSGAIVDNKLFAGINGSFDHSDGWIENNYPGMDKNANKHNDRKTSGFLLYKPTDELSAKLTVTDNYKKKYFMDVVTITDPNIDISSIKRKDGKNVNFDVPTYETIKVKSQALNLSYELEKIKLESVTTHKKTNFI; translated from the coding sequence ATGGAAAGAAAGTTAATACTTGCATCACTATTTGTAAGTTCACTGTTATATGCAAATGAAACTACAAAATTAGATGAGATAACTGTTAGTGCAAATAAAATGGAAGAGAATATTCAAGATATTCCTCAAAGTATCTCTGTAATATCTGAAGAAGATATTGAGCAAAAAGGAATCAATAAAATAGATGATATTATAAAAGAAGTTCCAAATATGATTGTAAATAATCTAAATGGAGACAATGTTAATTTTAGAGGTTTAAATAGCTCATGGTTTAGTAATAATAATCCAGTTGTTGTATATGTAGATGGTGTGCCATACTATGATAGATTTGATTTTAATCCAAGTTTAGCAGATGTTGAGCAAGTTGAAGTTTTAAGAGGACCTCAAGGAACACTATATGGAAAAGATGCAATTGGTGCTGTTATAAATATAGTTACAAAAGCTCCTAAAAATGAGTGGAGTGGAACTCTTGGTGCAGAATATGGAAATGATAATACTTTTAATACAAAATTAAATACAAGTGGAGCTATAGTTGATAATAAACTATTTGCAGGGATAAATGGTTCATTTGATCATAGCGATGGTTGGATAGAAAATAACTATCCTGGTATGGATAAAAATGCTAATAAACACAATGATAGAAAAACTAGTGGATTTTTACTATACAAACCAACAGATGAACTTTCAGCAAAATTGACTGTTACAGATAACTATAAAAAGAAGTATTTTATGGATGTTGTAACAATAACAGACCCAAATATTGATATTTCTAGTATAAAAAGAAAAGATGGGAAAAATGTAAATTTTGATGTTCCAACTTATGAAACAATCAAAGTAAAATCACAAGCTTTAAATCTTTCTTATGAACTTGAAAAAATAAAATTAGAATCAGTAACTACTCATAAAAAAACAAATTTTATTTGA
- a CDS encoding metallophosphoesterase: MIFLTFTITLFHEIISFGIKKTKYTKNRRDFFKKSLDITTTSLILATNLKAMDNARNIELEVVDVKIKNLKKPYTIIQISDIHIGGLITKEFIRQLVVKINLLNADIIVITGDLVDTKLEFARPALDELKNLQSKSGTYFIVGNHEYFHGVKPIIDYVNSLGIKTLENENIYIGEEGKGFYLAGVYDRFGFKYEAYIPDINKALENCENSPTILLAHQPKYLKDLETTQNIDLVLCGHTHGGQIFPFNFLVKLEQPYVKGLHQHNEFTQVYVNKGTGFWGPPMRLGASSEITILKLS, from the coding sequence ATGATTTTTCTAACATTTACTATTACATTATTTCATGAAATCATCTCTTTTGGAATTAAAAAAACAAAATATACTAAGAATAGAAGAGATTTCTTTAAAAAATCACTTGATATTACAACAACTTCTTTGATTTTAGCAACTAATTTGAAAGCTATGGATAATGCAAGAAATATTGAACTTGAAGTTGTAGATGTAAAAATAAAGAATCTTAAAAAACCTTATACAATAATTCAAATAAGTGACATTCATATTGGTGGACTTATAACAAAGGAATTTATAAGACAACTTGTTGTAAAAATCAACCTTTTAAATGCTGATATTATAGTAATAACTGGTGATTTAGTAGATACAAAACTAGAATTTGCACGCCCTGCTCTAGATGAACTAAAAAATTTACAATCAAAATCTGGAACTTATTTTATAGTTGGAAATCATGAATATTTTCATGGAGTAAAACCTATAATTGATTATGTAAATTCTTTAGGTATTAAAACTTTAGAAAATGAAAATATTTATATTGGAGAAGAAGGTAAAGGATTTTATTTAGCTGGAGTTTACGATAGATTTGGTTTTAAATATGAAGCATATATTCCTGATATCAATAAAGCTTTAGAAAATTGCGAAAATAGCCCAACTATTCTTTTAGCACATCAACCAAAATATTTAAAAGATTTAGAAACTACTCAAAATATAGATCTAGTTCTTTGTGGGCATACTCACGGTGGGCAAATTTTTCCATTTAATTTTCTAGTAAAACTTGAACAACCTTATGTAAAAGGTCTTCATCAACACAATGAATTTACACAAGTTTATGTAAACAAAGGAACTGGATTTTGGGGACCACCAATGCGACTTGGTGCTAGTAGTGAGATAACCATTTTAAAATTGTCATAA
- a CDS encoding DUF4198 domain-containing protein — protein sequence MDDILNSPNGKVIVEEFKITSPNGEVINLDIPSSEHQEVNKKANNFDIFNADMGLQKIALKENSQKGVYKIEAKSQATFYTQYIDIKGNTRLKLTTLDKIDDIKKVLMSVKFEAFAKSYLTIDKWEEQKATNKGLEIIPKTDLSNIKVGDLVEFEVLFEGKPLSISASSIDFITANSNSFGQNDGFSLMSYIENGKAQFRVQSAGQWRVSCNHKDTVTKDGVLKDLFGKVEYLFNGASLTFNVKE from the coding sequence ATGGATGATATTTTAAACTCTCCAAATGGTAAAGTGATTGTAGAAGAATTTAAAATAACTTCACCAAATGGTGAAGTTATAAATCTTGATATTCCAAGCAGTGAACATCAAGAAGTAAATAAAAAAGCTAATAATTTTGATATTTTTAATGCAGATATGGGATTGCAAAAAATTGCATTAAAAGAAAATAGTCAAAAAGGTGTTTATAAAATAGAAGCGAAATCACAAGCTACTTTTTATACTCAATATATAGATATCAAAGGTAATACAAGATTAAAATTAACAACTCTAGATAAGATTGATGATATTAAAAAAGTTTTAATGTCTGTTAAATTTGAAGCTTTTGCAAAATCTTATTTGACTATTGATAAATGGGAAGAACAAAAAGCAACAAATAAAGGACTTGAAATCATTCCAAAAACAGATTTATCAAATATCAAAGTTGGTGATTTAGTAGAATTTGAAGTTTTATTTGAAGGAAAACCTTTAAGTATAAGTGCTTCTAGTATAGATTTTATAACTGCTAATAGTAACTCTTTTGGTCAAAATGACGGTTTTTCTTTGATGTCATATATAGAAAATGGAAAAGCACAGTTTAGAGTACAAAGTGCAGGACAATGGAGAGTTTCATGCAACCATAAAGATACTGTAACTAAAGATGGAGTTTTAAAAGATTTGTTTGGCAAAGTAGAGTATCTTTTTAATGGAGCAAGTTTAACTTTTAATGTAAAAGAATAG